CTGACTCCACAGAGTTTTCTGGTGGGAGCAGAGCGCGTCCCTTTCCGGGGATCCTTTTACAGGAAAGAGCGCTCTAGGGCAGTGATATAATGGCTCTTTGTAGGGGCCCTCCTGTGCTAGAGGCGGGTCAGAGGGGTTGGGGCATAGTCCTTTTAGGGAACCCCTGCCTGGCCGAGCAGTTTAAAGGGGGGTTGGAGCATGGTCCTTTTGGGGAACCCCCTCCCTGCAgagaaatggggggtggggtggacatGGTCTCTTGCAGGATTCTCTGCCTGGCAGAGAAGTGGGCGTGGGTTGGAGCATGGCTCTGTGCCCATCACGCTGGCACCGGGCGGGGAGCGAACAGCGGAGAGCCAAGCCAACCCCGAGCCCCCTCAGGCACCAGCTCCTCCAACACGTGCATCCCGCGTCCCTCCCCCGCGGCGGGACTACACTTCCCAAGAAGCCGTGCGCCTAGCGAGGCAGAGCCGAGGCCAATAGAGAGAGACTTTGCTCCGCGGGCGAGGCAGGACGAGGCCTGCCGGACGTTGTAGTCTAGCCAGCTTCGGCCTCGCCGGAGAGGGGCGAGCAGGGGGTGGCTGGCGAACTACGAATCCCAGAGCGCTTTGCGCGCCTGCGGGAACCAATGAGAGACGCGCATGCGGAGGACGGCGCAGGCGCTGTTGGCTGGCTCCTCATGTGGAGGTCAGGGTTGTGGCAGGAGGTGAGTGGAGAAGCGGGGAGTTGGGggtccggtccggtccggtccggtccctgccgggagtggggggagggaggagcgctAGCTGCGGATCCGGAGGTGGAAGGCCGGGGGTCAGAGCCGGAGAGCGCGAGGCGACCCGCCCACCTGGGGGAcgggagctgggagtggggcctcCTTTGgcgggagagcggggctgggggagcggggggctgggatgggggagttGGAGGATCCTGGGGGAGTTGGGAAGGTGGGGGAGCGGGGGGCNNNNNNNNNNNNNNNNNNNNNNNNNNNNNNNNNNNNNNNNNNNNNNNNNNNNNNNNNNNNNNNNNNNNNNNNNNNNNNNNNNNNNNNNNNNNNNNNNNNNNNNNNNNNNNNNNNNNNNNNNNNNNNNNNNNNNNNNNNNNNNNNNNNNNNNNNNNNNNNNNNNNNNNNNNNNNNNNNNNNNNNNNNNNNNNNNNNNNCTAGGCTCCTTGAGTAGTACCTTTCTAATATGTTTACTGGATTTTTGCAGGTGTGACTCTGCAAAGAGGCTGCAGTTGGACTGACAAATGGCTTCCAGACTGTTTGAGAACATTGGCAAATTTGGCTTGGGATTAGCCATTGCAGGGGGAGTTGTCAACTCCGCTCTCTATAATGGTGAGGAGCagaagagatggagctgaaataATCTTTCTCTACTAAAAATTGAGATATTTATAAGAGAGTATAAACTTGCCTTGGGATAGTTCTTAAGATCAGCTACTCTGAGGATTGGGAGAACTAATTAATTGGCCTTCCTGGCCTTCATTCTTGGTTGCTCTCTGCTCCTTGTGTTGTCACTCACGccagtgcaaaatgggtgtacAACATTATCATTCTTAACGGCTAGTAtttgacaccagtgtaactgatgaCACAAGATGCAGAAAAACAGAATCAAATCTTCTGCCTAGAAAACTGTCTTCTGTGGTGTTCTTGAAAGGAGACTGGTCTAGTGATTGAAAAGTAGGGGACTAGGAGCCAGAAGTTGTTTTATCGTTTGCTCTCCTACTGACTGACTAgcttgactttgggcaagtcacttatttgtacctcagtttccccatgtaaaataaaaatatttgattaaCCCCCTGGGAGTTGGAGAGGCTTAACTAATGTGGATAAGCCTCTGATATCCTCTGTGAAGTGTTTTGGTAATGTGCAAAGTATGATCAATGGTGATGGTTAAAGTTGTATTTGAtgtgctctttttttttctcctcaagtCGACGGAGGACACAGAGCCGTTATCTTTGATCGAGTCCGTGGTGTTCAAGATGTGGTGGTAGGAGAAGGAACCCACTTTCTCATCCCCTGGATACAGAAACCGATCATCTTTGACTGTCGTTCTCGCCCACGTAATGTCCCTGTCATCACTGGCAGCAAAGGTGAGCGTTCCGGGCAAGTGGCAGCTGTGAGAGCAACATTGGTGTCGTTCACCCAGGTTcctttagggtacgtctacactgcagttagacatccAAGGGTAGCGCGtgccagctcatgtagacatacccttagtgcccATGTCAACTAGGGCGCAGTCCTGCAAAATGCTGGCTGCCTTGCACTCCCCATGAAGGTAATGGCAGAAGGAGGTTTTCAGCACCTCGCAGGATAGTGCCTCAAAGTTAAGGCCCTGCGAGATTGTAGCTCCTCAAAACACCTCTTTGATCATATGTCCTGTCCCTTATTCTCATGTTGCTTTTGGGTGACTTGGTAAAGTAAGCTAATGGGGATGGGATCCCTGGGACAAAATAGGGCTAAGTAGGCAGGGCCAGAGGGATGgtaaggcctgattttcatggTCTGTGTCCTTACAGAAAATCATAATCAGGATAGGGCTCTTGTCCTTTCTGGTGTGGCAATCCCATGGGTGCTGGCATCAGTCTGGCATGTGTCCTCTGCCAGCAGTCTGTTCTGTGATTGGTAGTGATAAGGAACCCTTTCCTCAGGCCTTCAGGTTGTCCCTTAAAGACAATTTCCCCACAGGTAGAGTAGGGTAAATAATTCCCAGCCTCAGAAGCAAGACAAAGCTTAAATCATGTTTGTAAGAGGTGTTGAGATCTCCAATGAAAGAGACAATAGAAGGACAAATGGGGCAGGAGAGATGCTTGCCGCTGCAAATACtgtgggagagaagagagagatctGAACACATTTGTCCTTCCCTGTTCGGTGGCCGTAGAAAAAGCAATCACATGCTATCCCTTGTCCCCATGATTTGCTGTCTAACTCATGCACCTATCTCTGCAGATCTACAGAATGTGAACATCACGCTGCGTATCTTGTTTAGACCAGTTGCTGCCCAGTTACCTCGAATTTTCACTAGCCTCGGTGAGGATTATGACGAGCGCGtactgccgtccatcaccaccgaGATCCTGAAGTCTGTTGTGGTAAGGACCATGCAACGGCTTGTGCCAGTTGTGCTGCTGTGATCTTCCCCTAGCAGCGAGAGACCTAATTTAGCATGGATCATTCAATGCTCTGGACTAGAAACACCCTCCTGCAAGTTGTCCTCCAGAGAATGAAGATGGTCATGCCGCTGTTTGCTTCTCTGCCATCCCCCTGTTTGGGAGAGTTGATAGTTGCATCAGATACAGTCTTGTCGATCATGATGGGGAGCTGAGTTCATTTTGGTGCTCCTCAAAGCCCCACTCAAGAGTTAACAGTTATCGTCAGCCCCCTCTCCAGCCTTGAATTGCTGTAGGGCTTCCCAGCCTCTCCAGCAAAGGGAGTCCCTCTTATGCCACAGGCAGCTCCTTGAAAACTGcccaccttccctcccagctcccccGGCTGGCTGTGAAGAAGCCTCAGGCAGACCCCTCACCAACCTAGGCTTCTCTGCCCCAGTCTTGTAGCATTAAGCTGCAAAAACATGTGGCCTTTTGGAAAGTGGAAGGAGAGGAGCCACACACTACAAACACACcacagggagaaaaaagaaaggggtgtgtgggtgggggctgggaCGGGGACAAGAGAAGGAAGAACAAAGGATGATAAGAATTGGAAGGAAAGGGGGAGTAGCGACAGGAACTGTACTATAGTAGGGTCTGGTATTGGGGCACAAAGGGTGCCCTTGACAATCAGTTGCAAGTAGGCTCCAACTGAAAAGGGCTGGAATTCTTTTAAGCTGCAGCCCCCAACATCTCCCGGTCTGTGATGGGGAAAGCTGGGTGGAGAAGCTCAAGATGTTGTGAGCTTTCCTTCATAGAATCTGCATGTTGTTTGTGCATGTCTCTTTCTCCTCTCACTTCTGCTGTCCGTCCTGGCTTCAGGCTCGTTTTGACGCAGGAGAGCTGATCACACAGAGAGAGCTGGTCTCCAGGCAAGTGAGCGAAGACCTCACGGAGCGAGCAGATACCTTTGGCCTTATCCTAGATGACGTTTCCTTGGTAAGAGCTCTCTCTTTTTAGGAGTTTGCTCAGATAAGAGCCAGCGCGAGTGTAGCATGGTATCTAGAGCAGGGGACTGAAGGTTGGGACGTCTGGTTTTTATCCTAGGTTAGGGGAGGAATGTGATGCattgggtaagtctacactgcaataaaatacccatggctggggctgtggggctataaaaattgcagtgtagctgtttgggctcaggctagagcctgggctctgagattctgCATGTAGGGAGGGTCTCGGGGCTCATCCTGGAGCCCAAACATATACACTGCTCATTTTAGCCCTACAGCCCAGCCCCAtgtcagctgatctgggctctgACGCTCAGTGTCACAGGCTTTttctcacagtgtagacatactctcagggGCTAGGACAGGGGGCTGGTAGTTAGTTATTGGGTTTTGTTCCTGGCGGCTCTGTTACTGAGTTACTGTGACTTGAGCAAATCCTTGAGGACCTGGCCTGTACTGACTTGCTGGCTGacaactgtgcctcagtttgtaaACTGTTTAGAGACTCTTGTGGAAGGCCCTATATGTGCATAAGGGGATCTCAGGAAAGCCTGCAGAAGGACAAGCTACAATATCCTGAGcacccagtaaaaaaaaaaaaaaaaaaatccaaaccttgTTTAGCATCTTTCCTTTCAGTTTTCTGTCAATAATTAAATTCCTCCTCCTGAGACCATCCTTGAGGTGAACTCTGCTCTAGTGCTTGTGGTAATTGAAATCCTTTATTACATGCACTGCACTGCTTCCTGGGATTTCCCTACAATAGCCTAACAGAGCAAACTCTGGACTTGGCTTTGGGTGTGTTCCTTAGAAAACACTATCTTGGTGAGGTGTGTTCACTGTCCCAGTATTTCCCTGCTGGAAGTGAGTATTGGCTCTTTCCGCCTGAGGCGGCTGCCTTCTGAacatgctgcagagggaggctCACCTTTCCCCTATTGCATCTCAGTAGagtgcagctgttcaaacagtcTGCTGAGAATACAAGTACAGAATTGAGCGGGAAAGGTAGGTCGGTTTCAGGACAGCTTGACCTACAGCGAGCTCCCCCTACTGGCTGCATTGGGAAGTTGCAacaggactttctgggaggaTAGTGTAATGTTGCtttgaggctatggctacactaccgCGATAAGTCAACCTACGCTatacaactccagctacgttattcacgtagctggagtcgacttaccttaggttgagttaccgTGGGGTCTACACAGTGGGGGATTGACgtgagaaactctcctgtcgacttaccttactcttctcgttgggggtagagtacaggggtcgacgggagagcgatctgctgttgatttggtgggtcttcactagacccactaaatcaaccaccAGTGGATCAATCTCAGAGTGTTGACCTTGGctatagtgtagatgtagtctgAGTCTAAAGCCTACTGTGGGATGATTCCGTTACTcgattttttttctggctttaCGTGGCTTTACTTAGTAAATGCTTTACAGCTCTGTTCGCCGCCGCCCATTAAATTCAAAACAGAAACCAGTTGAAGGTAGAAACTGAGTCAAACCTGATCGGAGAGGCTGCTGCTCCATTcacgtcaatggagctatgcctgtTTTACATCAGCTCTGAGTTCAGACTGTAGAACATGGTGTGGCTCTCCTTCTTGGTCCAGTGTACCAAATAAGATCTCTGAGGAAGAGGGacctccttcctcttctcttctccagcttcAGTGATACAGGCAGGTTTCCTACCTCTCCGATGGTGAGTGGTTCCTAGCAGCAGAACTATCCTAATGGGTACtctcatcttcctcattccccgccctccccccttaGACACATCTGACCTTTGGGAAGGAGTTCACGGAGGCAGTAGAATTGAAGCAGGTGGCCCAGCAGGAAGCAGAGAGAGCCAGATTCGTAGTGGAAAAGGTGAGTGGACGACTTCCAGCTGGGGACTGACTCCAGTCCCCAGTCATCCAGTTCCTACCCCGACTAGTAACATTCATCTTTCCAATGTTCTGAAGCACTTAAGAATGCTCTGACCAGGAAAGCATGCCACAGAACGGGCAGGCTCCATCTGTTCTTAATAGTCACATTTCAAAGCTGTGCTGTTACGTTAAGTTCTTCTGAAATCAGCTGTGGTATTTTTACCAAACCTACTGAATAGCAATGTTCTCTGGAGGTTTTTTAAAGGAGGGAGCATCATCTCTTGCAAGAGCTGGGGTGAGAGATTGAGGGTGCTCTGATTCTGTTTCTGACTTGCTGAACCTTTGAAACAATCAGTTAAGCTCTCCATGTGCCAGTCTGGAGAATGGGCATAGTACCTACTTCAGGGGGGTTGCTGTGTGGCTTAATTCTTTGCACTGTACTTGGAGATCCTTGGCTGATCGGAGCGCAAAGCATTGTAAGTTTCAACAGAAAATAATCTTGTTTAAAAAGTCCCGGAGCATTGTTGGAAACACAAGTTTCATGTTGACCCATGCTGAAAATGAAACTGATGGGAAACACAGTGAAACTGATGGGAAACACAGTGAAACTAACCATTCCAGTTGTAAGATGGTAACGAAGCAAGTCTGTGCACCTTTACCTGGGATCGCTTACCTTGCCAGTGCCCCTCTTTCCTTGTCAATTAATGGCCTGGCTGAGCTCCCTTGTTAAGGCTGTTGGTGCGGGAGAGGGGAAGTTCAGGTCTTAAATCATCAAGGACGGCAGCTGCATTTTCCGCCTGCTTTTCAGGTTCTTCATCCCACCTATATCCCTACATGCCCATTCTTTTTCGCTCCCCTTGCAGGCTGAGCAGCAGAAAAAAGCAGCCGTCATTACTGCTGAGGGGGACTCAATCGCAGCCGAGCTGGTCGCCACCGCACTGACCGCAGCCGGGGACGGCCTGATTGAACTGCGCAAGCTGGAGGCAGCCGAAGACATCGCTTACCAGCTCTCACGGTCTCGCAACATCACCTACCTGCCATCCGGCCAGTCGGTGCTGCTCCAGCTACCCCAGTGAACGTAGTTTTGCAGCCAGTCGTTATCTAATTGCCTCTAAATAAtcccttaaacaaaaaaaaaaatcattgagatTTCCTGATTGGATaaagcaaaggaaacaaaattaaatgcatCCTCAATCGAGTCCTTAATCTCGTAACGCTCAGCTCTCTTTGACGAGAATACGGAGTTCCTCCGATGGCCTTGTACACTCAGTGCAGAAGCTGCAATGGTCAGTAAACTAGATGGAAGAAATTGCCCCTTTCTTGAGAATCCAGGgtagagcggggtggggggaatgatGTCTTGTGTTCGCTTCTTGGATGAATTTGTAGTAGACCAGGCCATTCTCTGTTGACCATAGAAATTTTGTACCAATGAGATTTCACTGTCCTGCTTCACAAAGCTTGGTCAATTAAGGCAATGGCACGCATGCCCTGGACTACCGCTGTTTGTCCCTGCTGCCTACAGAAAGGGAATGGGAGTGCTGAGGGCCTTCTTCCTTACTCAACCCAGTGTTTTGCAGGTGTCAGCTGAGGCTAAGAGGACATCTGTTGTCAGGTTAGCAGCTCTGCTCTGATTGGCTTTCTGAACCGTGGCATTGTAGGCAGGAGGGCTGGCCTTATGGCATGTGACCGAGGGTGTCAGAGCAGCTGAGTTCTACCCTTTGCACCCCAAAAGGTGGAACTTTCCTGATGTAGAAGTGAAGCTATTTCTACTATCCAGGAAACATTCCTTCTGTGCATAATGAAATAGTTCCctctctccgcctcctccccctccttggtgCCCTGATTGCTGTGACTCCCTGGTGTACACGGGGTTGGGTCTCCACCAAGGTTGGTAAATGTGGTGGCGTTTGTGTCTAATTCAGACAAAGAAGGTCTGACTTAATGTTCCACGGTTCAGACAGTCTGATCTTGGCAGTATGATTTGCTGCAGCACCACCGCTGCGTTTTTATTTAGAGAACCCGAATTACAATGAGGATGTGAAAGACGAAGTTGTATAACCCAGCCTTCAATAAATGAAACCACCACCCTGCCCAGCTTTGTCACGTTTCCATTTCTTAAAAGAATGAAGTTCTGAAAAAAGGTGCTTCTTGCTGTTGCTATTTCAGGTCCCAAAGCAAAAAGTCCCCCGCAGCAAGATTCTCTCTGGCTCCAAAGAAGGGTGTGTCTTGAGCAAAATTCCCAAGCaggggaacaaaaacaaattgcttTTGGTTAAATAAAACTTGGCTTGAGCAATGGAGCTCTTGAATTAAAACTTGAGCCGTCTTCCACTAGACAATACTAGCCTTCACGTGTCTGTTGCTGGGCTTCCTGTTTGCACTTAGTGTGAGAATCAAAATGCCCTGATAAGCTGTTGTGAGACTTTTCACTGAAACCAGTAAATAGAAGACATCTTGCAAGGCTTCTGCTGCAAAGATTCACCAACTGGACTTCCAGAGGTTAGAGGGCTCATGCATCTCAAGCGGCAGAATAATTCTGGGGGTAGAGCACTAGACTGAGAATTGGACTTGCGGGTCTAGTACCTGCTCTGCCATTGATCTACTGTGTAGCCTCGGGCAAGTAACTACCTCCCTGCAcatcagtttgcccatctgttaAGTGACACTTACCACCTTCCTTCATACCGTGCATGTAGAGCAGAACTCTAAGATCCATTAGTTATCCTGGTTTTATTTATACCAAGGCTGCACCTACAACTCCCAGGCCTGGACCATgctgccattgtgctaggtggtgtacaaacccagaacaaaaagacagccccaaAAAGCTTATATATAATACACTGACTACACCTCACTCCCAATGGTAAAAACAATTCCTGGCTGGTTGCTGGAGCTCAGAAAGGGAGAGCCCTTTCTCTTTGTGTACAGTCCAGCTCAGTTCTAACCTGATTATTTCTACAGGGCAAAAAAAGAGTATTTCTTTGGCTGAATGGCTCTCTCCCAGGTGAAAACTACCGCCATGAGAGCATAAGCTCATTTCCTTCCATGCATTgccccaccctccactcccaacTCTTTCCTCTGAGGATAAGATCAATTCCACATCAGTATCCGCCTTCAAGgtgaaaggcttttaaaaaaaactcagtcATTGCCTGGTATCATTTGGGCTACTGGTTACTCACTGGCAACAAGCTCTGCAGGGTGATACCACTTAAAGTTACTGCTCCAGATCGCTGAGAAATCCTGATGGCAGGTGGCACTTGAAAGAACTGCTACGTTCTACAAGGCAGAGCCAGTCACAAAGGAGTTAAGTTTAAAATTACTTTGCCAGAAGATACTACAGTAGTAGCTCAAGAGatcctttctttccctctcccccacttcttATCGGATGTGGAACCTGCCTTATTTGCCACCTCATCAGCAAAGTGCAGAGGCCTCAGACCACCCTCAGATCTGGTCAGGGCAGTTGTCAATGATGTGAGACATTATCTGTCCTTGGCCACGGCCACATGTGGCATCCTTTCATTAACCTCTAGTGTGAAGGCTAGCTGCATATAGACCCCAGCCCATTCAAAATTGGTTCAGAAGGGCCCAGAACCGGCATGGCAAATCAAAGCCAGGTACACACACGGTCAGGTCAGTTATAAGAGACTGTTCTGTAGCGGATGTCAGAAACCATTCTTCTCGCTACATCGACATCACAGAGAAAGCTGGGCAGGGCAAGTAGGTTCACAAAGGGTACCTCGCTGAGAAGTGCGCTCTTGGGTGGTCAAAGCAGCTTGGGTTTGCTCTGATCTTCTCAACCATTCTGGCTGTAGCATCCTCATGCCAGATGTGGGGAGGAGTGATGTTGCTTAACATAGGGAACCACAATACTGGTATGGGTTGAAGCGTGCCAGTTACGATGCGCAGGGTTGAACAGAGTTGTGCGTCACCAACTTGATGTGGGATGAATGGAGCCAGACGGGAGCACCATATGCTGCAGCACAGTAACAGGGCTAAAGCAGATGACTGGAGAGTTTGAGCATTTGCCCCCCATGGACTGCTGACCAATTTTGTTTAGCAGGTAGTTACATGACCCCACCTGAAAGCAGTTTTCCTCAGGCGGTTAAGATATACGAGAAGTCTATCTCGGATTACTCCAACATAGACTGGGTGGGATGTCTGTTTCAAGTGATGACCATTGAGAAAGTTATTCAGTTCTTTTGGTGTTCTGGCACTGTAAAGATGGAACATATTCAAAATTGTCTTGGTCACACTTGGTTGTAAATGCCACCAACTACTGTATTTGTCCATCTTAATCACGTCAACGTTTAGGGCATCTTCAAGTCTGGGGAATGACCGTGCTTGGATGCCTAAACAAATGTCTCCCCCGCTGGCAGTGTCTCCTTTATTCTAAAGGAAGCACCCATTAGGCATGAGTGAAGTGCAGTCTCAATGAAATGCCTTAGCACTGGCGCCGCTCACTCCACTACGTTTCTGTGGTGGTGTAAACACCTGGCTAGTAGGACCAGATCTGAGAATGCTGCCCTGATTTTCATCTGACGGCCATTTTTGATCCTTGCGCTGGAATCCGCATGAAGACAAAAGGCTGCCTATCCCATCCAGTCCTTTTTCTGCTGCCAAGGTAAGATCTTTCAGTGATGAGGTGCCTGAGCTTTCAAAGTATTTTAAACGTCTGAGCAGAAAGGTAAATAATTCCCAAATAACTTCCAGATCCGCTTTCCCCTCCACTGCTCCCATTCTTTATTTCTGGGTTTTATTGCTTTAGACAGTCTTTTAAGGAAGCTTCTACTCTTCTCCCATGGCCCTCTTTAAAGACCCTTAGTGCTTCCTGCATTTCTCTAGATTAAGTTTCATGCGCCAGGTGCTGGGCTCAGAACAGTGGATCTAAAATCCCTTTCTCAGCTTCTGTTGTTCTGTGTTACTTCTTCCTCCAGTTTCATGTTTTCAGCGGAGTGGAACGCTTCCTGCTGCTTTTGCTGTTAGCCTTGCTGGAGGAGATGATTGAAGGCCCGAATGGTGACCTCTGGGCCCTTATTACTTACTATTTCCTCCACTTTTGGATGTAATTCTTTTCACAAATGTTCTCTAGTTGTTAACTGCCCTGTTACCCTTCCTCCAGCTGCCTCTGGTTTTAAGCCAGAGCTGTCATGAGACTGAGAATTTCAAAGCTCCTCTTGAAAGCTGCATTTGTCCCACCACCTGCAAGGAGAATCTCTTGGCTATCCCCTGCCTACAGTAGTTTCCCAGGTTGGTAGAACATGTGGCACCAAGCTCCAGCAGTGGGCAATGACCCCAAAATCAGGGACATGAGAAAAATAGCAGCACTGGAAGCTTGGAATGAGGCCTGGGTAAGTGGGTGGCTTGGGGGACCAGGGTAGGATACAGAACCTGTACCCTGACAGATGCCCCTTTGACTGAGTCCAGCCGTAACAAAGGTATCGGCATCTCCTGGGCTATGCCAACCGAGCTTGGAACTGTCAGCCCAGTTCTCTGTATACAGTTGTCCATTCAcccaaaaacaccaccacaattaGCACTAACTAGCAGCCTCcttgacagtctcagcagagaactCCGGGCCTGAATTGAGCCAAAGACTAatcttccctcccctcttcttccctttcccccccaccccccaccctggctGGGAGCTTCCTTAACTAAGGTTAAGATGCTGGCAGGACAGTCTGGAGGACACTTGCAGTGCCACGACCCGTTCTGTACTTGTCCTGATGGGTTTAGAGAGGACTTCAGGCTCAGGTCGCATCAAGCCTGCAACTTCCagcagaattatttaaaaaatcagcacCCCAGTGCCCTCTTGAAGAATGTGACTTCCTCTTGGTTCAGCATTTATGATGTAAATAAACAATAAAAGTGAAACAGCGGCAAGGATTAAGATGCACTGAAGGTCAAAAAATGGGGACAGGTTAGAGGCATGTACATCTTGTGCTTCTCAGTGCAAGGTAGGTTATTTTGTTACCACTGATCTCCTCATGGTTAAAGCACACTGTTTCTTattcccctctctcctttccGTTAACACCCTCCTCCAACTACTGAAGAGTCCTATGTGAGCCCCCCTGGGCTTAATTTGGCGTGAGTTGCTAGACCCACCTGTGTCTGCCCTTTCCTACCTAAGAAAGG
This DNA window, taken from Trachemys scripta elegans isolate TJP31775 chromosome 23, CAS_Tse_1.0, whole genome shotgun sequence, encodes the following:
- the PHB gene encoding prohibitin, translated to MASRLFENIGKFGLGLAIAGGVVNSALYNVDGGHRAVIFDRVRGVQDVVVGEGTHFLIPWIQKPIIFDCRSRPRNVPVITGSKDLQNVNITLRILFRPVAAQLPRIFTSLGEDYDERVLPSITTEILKSVVARFDAGELITQRELVSRQVSEDLTERADTFGLILDDVSLTHLTFGKEFTEAVELKQVAQQEAERARFVVEKAEQQKKAAVITAEGDSIAAELVATALTAAGDGLIELRKLEAAEDIAYQLSRSRNITYLPSGQSVLLQLPQ